From Plasmodium brasilianum strain Bolivian I chromosome Unknown PB_00_03, whole genome shotgun sequence, a single genomic window includes:
- a CDS encoding fam-l protein: MEKKIKSQLFINIPKFTLLSWICYIYIYMSTFNKYLDENYIYSRKIHGTTYRILSKYKQYKYSSSVSLKEEMTNNGMKKKKDISNNMEGYTGKRKHSNGTPLEFRGNCKSYMKKNKCMFETKKYSHFEKKIFKEMDFMDFLKNNKTISNKSYRKIIRKKCVQLFVLSLLIFFLLSVLLIVDLSWSFVDEQNGLWGTIGFSSILENWGKSGCWLNAVYESLKSSDWFWKPIGKSSVNVNEFYVLIRLFRILIYGLPFLILGITLISRVFYYHKKVKKYERIKFRQR; encoded by the exons atggaaaaaaaaataaagtcacagttatttattaacattCCTAAGTTTACCCTTTTAAGTTGgatatgttatatttacatCTATATG agtacatttaataaatacttggatgaaaattacatttatagTAGAAAAATTCATGGAACAACATATCGTATACtatcaaaatataagcaGTATAAATATTCAAGTAGCGTAAGTTTAAAAGAGGAAATGACAAATAATggaatgaagaaaaaaaaagatatatctaataatatGGAAGGGTACActggaaaaagaaaacattcaAATGGAACTCCATTAGAATTTAGAGGAAACTGTAAatcatatatgaaaaaaaacaagtgtatgtttgaaacaaaaaaatattcccactttgaaaaaaaaatattcaaagaaatGGATTTTAtggattttcttaaaaacaaCAAGACAATTAGTAATAAGTCttacagaaaaataatacgtaaaaaatgCGTACAACTATttgttttatctttattaatattctttttgttaTCAGTACTTCTCATAGTAGATTTATCATGGAGTTTCGTAGATGAACAAAATGGGTTGTGGGGTACAATAGGATTTTCAAGCATTTTAGAAAATTGGGGAAAAAGTGGTTGTTGGTTGAATGCAGTATATGAGTCGCTGAAAAGTTCGGACTGGTTTTGGAAGCCCATTGGAAAATCGTCTGTAAATGTCAAtgaattttatgtattaataagATTATTTAGAATACTAATATATGGCTTACCGTTTTTAATATTAGGTATAACACTTATATCAAgggttttttattatcataaaaaagttaaaaaatatgaaagaatAAAGTTCAGacaaagataa